A window of Hugenholtzia roseola DSM 9546 contains these coding sequences:
- a CDS encoding HupE/UreJ family protein: MMTSDSFWIYLQLGFEHLTDWQQGYDHLLFIAALAALYDWKAWKKVVGLVSAFTLGHSLTLLLAGLGIIPFSADWVEFLIPVTILLTALWNLSGLLWKEAGAHFGLTYALTTIFGLIHGLGFANTARALIGKAQSLWVAVLGFNVGVEIGQLLIVAVLFALVGVWTQVLKLDKKIWTAALSLLVALLAAQMVWERAAFLAE; encoded by the coding sequence ATGATGACAAGCGATAGCTTCTGGATTTACTTACAATTAGGCTTTGAACACCTGACAGACTGGCAGCAAGGCTACGACCACTTGCTTTTCATTGCCGCCTTAGCCGCTCTCTACGATTGGAAGGCTTGGAAAAAAGTAGTGGGCTTGGTCAGTGCTTTTACCTTAGGACATTCGCTCACGCTCCTATTGGCAGGCTTGGGCATTATTCCCTTCTCTGCCGATTGGGTAGAATTTCTGATTCCCGTTACGATTTTGCTAACGGCACTCTGGAATTTGAGCGGCTTGCTCTGGAAAGAGGCAGGTGCGCATTTCGGACTAACCTACGCCCTTACAACGATTTTTGGGCTTATTCATGGCTTGGGTTTTGCCAATACCGCTCGCGCTTTGATAGGCAAAGCGCAAAGCCTTTGGGTTGCCGTCTTGGGTTTCAATGTAGGCGTTGAAATTGGGCAACTTCTGATTGTCGCCGTCTTGTTCGCCTTAGTGGGCGTATGGACGCAGGTTTTGAAACTCGATAAAAAAATATGGACAGCCGCTCTTTCCCTGCTTGTGGCTCTGCTTGCGGCGCAAATGGTTTGGGAAAGGGCTGCATTTTTGGCAGAGTAA